From Paraglaciecola sp. L1A13:
ATTTTCATCAAGGCGTCATTGGTATTCTTGCTGGTCGCATTAAAGAAAAATATTTCAGACCAACGATTGCTTTCGCTCATCAAGATGATGCGATACTTAAAGGTTCTGCTCGCTCGATTCCAGGGGTGCATATTCGTGATTTACTTGAAGAATTGAGCACTCGCTATCCTGGGATTATTATTAAGTTTGGCGGCCATGCAATGGCAGCAGGGTTAAGCATTGAGTTAGCAAAACTTACAGAATTTACCCAGCGCTTTACTCAACTTGCAGAAGAACATTTAGCAGGTCAACCTTTAGCGGGTGAGCTGATATCGGACGGTGAAATACCTGCTAGTTCCATGACCCTTAATTTTTGTCAAATACTCAAAGATGCGGGCCCATGGGGGCAAGGCTTTCCAGAGCCCTTATTTGATGGTGAGTTTGAGTTAGTGGAGCAGCGTATAGTGGGGCAAAAACACCTTAAAATGATGCTCCGGCTAACAACGGGAAAACTCATCGACGGCATTGCATTTAATGTAGATACGAATATATGGCCTAATACGCATTGTAAGCGCGTCGAGCTAGCGTATAAACTTGATATAAATGAATTTCGTGGCCGCACGAGTTTACAGTTTTTGATAGAAGGGATAAACCCTCTCTAATATCGTGTGTGTATAGGTGCATAGTAACGTCAAGTGGGCTACATATCGTTTTGTGTTCGCTGTGGTGCTATTATGTTTGTTCTTAGGTAAATAGGGCGCAATGATGGCAAAAAAATCGGAAATCGATAAGTTGCTTAGTAAACATGAAGAGTTGACCCATTCTGAAGACATGGACGTAGAGTCGCATGTACAACGAAAGGAAGATCAATGGTTTGTAAACACTCTAGTAATTAAAGGCTATGACGTGCCGTTTCGTTTTCGCCGCAAAAAGCAGTACAAAAACCTCGAAGGTGCCCGGGTTAATCTGACCTACTACGCCATTACTGAAGAAATAGCTGGATTCCCATTCGAAGCCATGAAAGTGGTCCGAATAAAAGTCTCTTAAGTACCCCTCGTTTCCCCATGTAATTGAAGAGCGTACCGTGGCAGCAGAACAGTTAAATGGTTTTTTATTGCACAGGCGTGCTTATCGGGAAACCAGTTTTTTAGTCAACCTATTTACGGTGGAAAATGGCAAAGTTTCTGCGATCGTAAAAGGGGTACGTGGCAGCAAAAGCGACAAAAAAAGTTTACTACAACCTTTTCAGCCGCTGTTGATTGGTGTTTCGGGACGTTACGAGCTAAAAAACCTACAGCAAGTTGAATCAACAGGTGCCATGCTTCGATTAACTGGTCAGGCTTTGTACTGCGCACTGTATTTAAATGAAGTGTTAAATCGCGTGTTAGCAGATGATATTCCCCATCCTGAAATATTCATTCTATATCAGCAAAGTTTGCACGCTTTGGTTGTTGAGACAAAATTTGAACCCATTTTGCGAAGTTTTGAATTAGGTCTGCTTGACGCATTAGGCTACGCCATCGACTTAGCACATGACGCTAATTCGGGGGACGCTCTCTTGTCCGAAGCTTATTATCGTATCGTTCCTGAGCTGGGGTGTGTAAATGTTGGTAATATTCGCCAATCTGGCAGCTATTCAGGGCGAAACTTATTACGTGTTGCCAGCGAACAATGGGATAAGGACAGCTTACTGGTTGCTAAAGTGATTACCAGAGTGGCGCTGTCTGAGTTACTCGGTAGCAAGCCATTAATGAGCAGAGAGTTATTTAAACAAACCCATTTTGTCTCTAAAGGGAGAGGACATTGAAAGATATTCTGTTAGGGGTCAATATTGACCATATTGCGACATTACGCAACGCCCGCGGAACGAGTTACCCTGATCCGGTTCACGCAGCTGATATTGCCGAACGGGCCGGTGCCGATGGCATCACAGTGCATTTGCGTGAAGATCGACGACATATAAAAGACCGTGATGTGGCTTTGTTACGTCAGACTATAAATACCCGTCTCAATCTGGAAATGGCTGTTACCGACGAAATGGTAGAGATCGCACTGCAAACGCAACCTGAATTTTGCTGTTTGGTACCAGAAAAACGTGAAGAGCTCACCACGGAAGGGGGATTGGATGTGGTCGGTAATCAACAAAAAATTGCGCACGCTTGTGAACGTCTAGCGGCTAAGGGGATCCAAGTATCGCTGTTTATCGATGCTGATTTTGTTCAGATCGATGCAGCCGTCGCTTGCAAAGCGCCTTATATTGAAATTCATACTGGACAATATGCTGATGCGAAAACTGAAGCAGAGCAGGAAGCTGAATTAGCTAAACTAAAAATTGGTATTGAATATGCTGATTCAAAGGGATTGAAAGTGAATGCAGGACACGGATTACATTATCATAATGTAAAACCCGTCGCGGCAATTCCGCAGATTATAGAGTTAAATATCGGCCACGCAATTATTGCTCGCGCAGCATTTGAAGGTTTAGAAAAGGCGGTAGTAGATATGCGCCGCCTGATTTTAGAAGCTCGAGTTACGCAGTAAATCGGAGAGTCGTTATGGCAGTGATGGGTTTAGGCACAGACATAGTTGAAATAGCGCGTATAGAAAAGCTATTAACGCGCTCCAGTCGATTAGCTCAGC
This genomic window contains:
- the recO gene encoding DNA repair protein RecO — its product is MAAEQLNGFLLHRRAYRETSFLVNLFTVENGKVSAIVKGVRGSKSDKKSLLQPFQPLLIGVSGRYELKNLQQVESTGAMLRLTGQALYCALYLNEVLNRVLADDIPHPEIFILYQQSLHALVVETKFEPILRSFELGLLDALGYAIDLAHDANSGDALLSEAYYRIVPELGCVNVGNIRQSGSYSGRNLLRVASEQWDKDSLLVAKVITRVALSELLGSKPLMSRELFKQTHFVSKGRGH
- the pdxJ gene encoding pyridoxine 5'-phosphate synthase, producing the protein MKDILLGVNIDHIATLRNARGTSYPDPVHAADIAERAGADGITVHLREDRRHIKDRDVALLRQTINTRLNLEMAVTDEMVEIALQTQPEFCCLVPEKREELTTEGGLDVVGNQQKIAHACERLAAKGIQVSLFIDADFVQIDAAVACKAPYIEIHTGQYADAKTEAEQEAELAKLKIGIEYADSKGLKVNAGHGLHYHNVKPVAAIPQIIELNIGHAIIARAAFEGLEKAVVDMRRLILEARVTQ